TTGTTAAGACTTAGTAATTTACCATTAATTGAATGAAAATAAGGATAAATGATGTGTAAACATTAAAAAATACTTGTCGATATCGCAGGAACAAGTAAATAATAAACGATGATAATTATACTTAAAATCAAAATAAATAAACCAAAAGACCTATAAACAAAAAAGACATTTCTTTATTTCGACACAATTTGATATACTTTTAAAGACGGAATGCTTCGTGTATGGAAAGGACGTATAGAAATGCCCAGAAAACACAAAAAGGAGACATTACTGCACTTGATAGGGCGAATTGTCTTAATCATAATAGGTGCAATAATGGCTGCGGGTTCGATTGAGTTATTTTTATTACCTAGTTCTATCATTGATGGAGGGATCATTGGGATCTCGCTTATTCTCAATAACCTAACAAATATTAATTTTGGGATTCTCGTTTTTATCATTAATCTTCCATTTCTCTATTTCGGCTACAAATTTATAGGTAATAAATTTTTGCTATCATCACTTATTGGAATCATTACATTATCTCTAGGTGAAACATATTTACATCATTTACACTTACCTGCATTCACAACATCTCCTTTACTTGCAACTGTATTTGGAGGAGTGTTCTTGGGAGCAGGTGTGGGAATTGTCATTAGATATGGAGGCGCACTTGACGGTACCGAGATACTTGGGATTTTATTTTCAAAGAAATTTCCTTTTTCAGTTGGGGAATTTGTCATGCTTTTTAATGTTTTCGTCTTTGCATGGGCAGGATATGTGCTTGGAGCAGAGCAAGCAATGTATTCGATTATTACATATTTTATAGCAGCAAAAACCATTGATGTCGTGATTCAAGGTATTGATGAAACAAAAGCGGTATTAATCGTGTCGGATTATTATGATGAGCTTGCAGATGCAATTACGTCAGAGCTTGGTCGTGGGATTACAATGTTAAGTGGAAAAGGCGGGTTCAAAAACGACAAGAAAGAGATATTATATGTGGTTGTAACAAGGCTTGAAGTGATGACGTTGAAAAACATCGTAACGGATATAGATAAAAAAGCGTTTATCACAATTATGAATACACAAGAGGCTCATGGATCTACATTTAAATCAGGTGTTCATTAAAATAACCAAAAAAAAGTGGACAGCATTTTGCTGTTCGCTTTTTTGCTTTAATTCAAGTAGGTATTTAGATGTGAAAAAAGAGGACTTTACCAAAACGCGAGATACTCACGCATTAAATATGATATAATGTGTATTAATATGAAAATAAGGGAATGTTTTTAACTGGTTTTAGAAAAGGGAGTATATCATGGTAAAAGAAGTTCTTAAAAAACTTTTGCTGCTAGTTAGCCTTTGCCTATTAACATCTTGCGTGGCAAACGAAGAAGGTAATCAAAGTATAACTGATCAAGAGAAAGAGCCAACAATTAATGAGATCATACAAAAATCCAAAGCATCGTTAAGTGAAGTCAACAATTTTACGTTAAGTTCTGACAACACCCAGGTCATTTCAAGAGGGGAAGAAAGACGAGAAACGATAACGAGTTACGGTTTAACCTATTATAACGAATCTCCGTTTGCCTATCACCAAAAACTCGAAACATCTGTAAGCAACTCACATTCTTCTAGAACTGAAAACACAGAAGCAGAGCAGTATGTAAAAGAAGATATGGCCTTTTTATTGAATAATTCCTCGAATATTTGGATGGAAGTTCCTTTGGAATTAACAGAAGACCTACTTAGTTTTCAAAACCCTCAATTTGAGGTAAACAGATACCTTGATTTAATGGAAGAATACAAGGAAAACATCGAGTTAGAAAGAACGGATAACTACCATATTTTGAGTTTAGAAGGAAGAGGACTTGAAGTACGAGAAGCTGTTATGCAGCTTTATCGGATTAGTAACTTAGCAAACGAACAGCAGTCCGTTGATATTGTTAATCAAATGGAGATAGAAGCCATTGATTATGACTTGTATATTAATAAAGACACATATCTACAGGATAAAGTAGAAATCTCCATTCAATTAAATACAACGTTTGAAGGAGAACCAGTTGACGTCGAAATAAACATTCAGACTGACATTACAGATTACAATGACACAGAAACAATCATAATCCCAGATCATATCATTAATGATTCTGAGGAATATAAAATGGAACTAGGAAATTCACTAACTGGTTCAGATGATTAAACCGAATGATAAACACTCGGTTTTTTTCTTTTGTCTCAAAACAAGAAGAATACTTAGATATTGAGACCAATTTTGTTAAAAACGTTTTGGTTCCGATAATATATATTATGTAAACCTAATAGTTTTTACGGATTAAAGCTTTTCGTTAGTTCAGTATTCAGATTCCATTCTTTGATCCCAGCTTGGAAATTATCAGCTAATCAGTTTGTTTTTGTTCACGACTGGTAGTTTAGATGGTAGTCCAGAATCACTCGGTAATATCTCCATATTTTTTTAAATGATAATATCGATTAATTCCATTTTTGCAACTTATGCCTATTTTTCTGGCGGTACCACTTTATAGAGTTTAAATTTATTCCCATTCATCACTATTTTTGAAATCTTATTCTATCCTTGTTTGTTGGGATTCCATTACTTACTTTTTCCCATAAGCCATTTTTAAATATTTCATATTGTTCAAAAGCAAAAGGCAGTCCGTTTGTCTTAGCTATGTCACTACTATCCATAAGTTGAAAATGCAAATGCGGAGCAAAGGAGTTCCCTGAATGACCAACTCTACCTATAACTTCACCTTTTACTACACGCTGACCAACTGAAACCTGAATTGACCCTGTTTGAAGATGGACTAATCCAGCATATACATTGTCGTCACACTCTATAATGATGTAGTTGCCAGCAACTGATTGAATATCGTCTTTTTTCGGGTCGAAATAATTAGCATTTTTATATGCATTAGACATATCTGAAAGCAATTTTGTTCTTGCTCGTTCTTTATAACCATCCTCTGCTTGGATAATGATTCCTTCACAAGGAGCAAACACTTCTTGCCCCCAACAATAATAATCGTCTAAAGGAACTCCAAAAAGTAGATATTGCGCCAAACTAGTACGATAGGCTGGCCATCCTTTTCTTTCCCAATCCACTTGAATAAAGTCATAAGCATATCTTGATCCAAATTGGTTTGTACCGTGACTTGGAATTTTTGTCCCTGGTGTGTTAGGAGAGTACCATTCTCCTCGTAAAGGAAACTCTACAATTATCGGTTCACGCGCATCAATCATTTCATGTCCCTCCTTTGTTTTACAATGTATTTTGTTTGAATGACATTGGTACGTAAAATATTTTGGTTTGTAAGCCTCTCTGCTGTTCTCCAATGCTTAGGGTATTAAAAACTAGCATATTATTAAGAAAGAGCTCTCTCCTACCTTGACCTCTAGTTGCATGCTTTGAATAGGTGAAGTAAATTATGCATATACAATTAATAAGACGCAGGTGTTTTCGCACCTACTCCTTTCAAGTTCCCTCATGAAGTACGACAAGCCCATCTGGTTATATAACAAGAGTTAACCACCCTTTCAAAAGCTAGGCACAGCTAGGGGTGGTTATTTTTTTGTTTCAATATTCATAATTACAACAATCACTATAGTTATGTATACATTCCAAAACTTAGAATGACATATGCTAAGTCTGTTGTAATCATAGGCCTGGCACTTCACTGTATGTTTCTACCAAAATTATAACATGAAAGGGAGTCTTCTGCTAAGTACGAAATCTTTTTATGTACTTCTATAACCTCTTATAAAAGCTAGATAGATCATGTCAATCAAATCTTGAAATGCTTTATAACCACAAGCCAAAACCAATTAAAAATACTCTTTCTATAATAGAAATCCATCTAATATTCATCTCATTCAGCACTTTATTCCTTAAATTTCTCCCCAAAAAGCTTTTAATATGACATAAGCAAGTTGAGGCATATGAGATGTGATGTTCACTTAAGTTCTTATGGAAAATAACAATCACTTAACACAAAAACTACGCCAATATTTGACGTAGTTAATTCTTTCTATTTTAGGGAAATCCGGTATAGAATCGTGCCGACAAAGTAGGTAGCCATTCCAAGCTAAGAATATTATTACTTTTGACTTCTTTCTCATTTGATAACACCTCCTGTTATCAGTTAGCATTAATCCTGCATTAGATATCTCCCTGTAATCGATAGCTTGTTTTGAATAATCTCTAAAGGTGTACCCTCAAATACAACTTGTCCACCTCTGCTGCCTCCGTCTGGTCCCATATCAATGATCCAATCAGCTTGACTGATGACCTCTAGGTTATGCTCTATGACAATGACGGTATTTCCTGCATCAACAAGTCGATTCAGAATAGCCATAAGATGCTCAATGTCCGACATATGCAGACCTGTTGTTGGTTCGTCTAAGACATAGATGCTGCCTTTTTTATGGAGTTCACTTGCGAGTTTAATTCGTTGGCATTCTCCTCCAGACAGCGTGCTGAGTGGTTGACCAAGTGTAATGTAGTTCAGTCCAACGTCACTCATGGCCTGCAGTTTTCGTACCACCTCTTTTATCTGGAAAAATTGCAAGGCTTGTTCAACTGTCATGCTTAATACATCAGCAATGGATTTTCCGTCTAGCTTATACTCAAGCACTTCTTCCTTAAATCGTTTCCCTTCGCACACTTCACATGGCAATTTTACACTGTCTAGAAATGCAAGATCCGTATAAACCACACCTTGTCCTTGGCAATTCTCACAAGCTCCTTTGGAATTAAAGCTAAATAACCCTGGACTCACTTTGTTTGCAGAAGCAAAAGCCTTACGAACCTGATCCATGATACCAGTGTATGTAGCGGGATTGGAGCGTGTTGAGCCACCTATGGCTGATTGGTCAATGACAATGGTATCTGGATTCTGATCCAAGAAAACGTTGTTGATTAATGAACTTTTGCCTGATCCAAGCAACGCCAGTTACGACGGTAAGAACACCTGTCGGAATATCTACACTCACATGTTGTAAATTATGAAGATTTGCATCTGTAACCGACAGTTTACTTACCGGCTGCCTACTCTCCTGCTTTAGTAGTATTGGTCGTTTCATATGTGTACCCGTTAACGTATCTGCTTCCAACAATCCTTGGAAGCTTCCCTCATACATAATTGAACCACCACGACTACCAGCATGTGGACCTACATCTACAATATGATCTGCTACCTTTATAACATCCGGATCATGTTCAACAACAATAACTGTATTACCCTTATCACGTAGCTTCTCAAGTAACTCATTTAATCGATGCACATCACGGGAATGTAGGCCAACACTTGGTTCATCAAAGATATAGGTAACGTCTACAAGACTACCACTCAAATGCTTAACTATTTTAACTCTTTGAGACTCACCGCCTGACAACGTATCCGTCTCACGATTTAGTGTTAAATAATCAAGACCGATATCCTCTAAATGCTGTAACCGCCCGATTAACGAGGAAATGACAGGAGTGGCAACCGGATCATCAATCTCTTTTACAATCCGAATGAGCTTGCCAACCTCCATAGATGACATTTCTGCAATGTTTAAATCATTAATCTTACAGTTAAGCGCGGCTTGACTTAGTCTAGCTCCCTTACAGCTTGGGCATGGACCTTCTGATATGAAAGGAGCAACAGCTTTTTGTGTACGTTCAGACATGGTTTTCAAATCACGCTTTATATATTTATTCGTAAACTTCTCTACGACGCCTTCCACGGTGATGTTCATGGCTTTACCGGCGAAATCCATCTTAATTTTCTGGGCTTTTCCGTATAACAGCTGCTCCAAATCTCCTTCTGAGTAATCACTCAGCTTTTTACTTGAATCAAAGAACCCTGTTTGTATAAGGATGTTCCACTCCCACTTATCTACACCATAATCAGGCAACAAAATCGCTCCATCATTTAAGGACTTTGACAGATCAACCACTTTTCTTAGGTCTACTCCTAATTTGCGACCGATTCCATTACATTCGACGCACATGCCTTTGGGATCATTAAATGAAAACATATTTGCTTGCCCAATGTGAGGCTCTCCCACTCTAGAAAAAAGCAAGCGCATAATAGGCGAAATATCGGTGATTGTGCCCATTGTCGAATGAGAACCTCCACCCAAGCGTTTTTGATCAACAATGACAGACATGCTCAAGTTCTCAATGGCATCGGCATCTGGCTGTGGTACACGAGGTAGAAATGTACGCACAAACATGCTGAAGTTTTCATTTAGTAAACGTGTGGATTCCGCAGCAATCGTATCAAAAACAATGGAAGACTTCCCGGAACCAGAAACACCGGTAAAAATGGTGATCTTTCGCTTAGGGATTTGTAACGACACATTATTTAAATTGTTTTCCCTTGCTCCAGAAATAGATATGTATTCTTGAGTTGGTTTAGTCATGTTCATCGTCCTTCCACGCGTCCTGTATTAGGGACTAATTATACCATTATGATTAATGGTTTCGGTTTTAAGGTTGTATAGTTTATTAGTGTTCAATGTTCCGGAAGTAATTTATGCACGTTTTA
The nucleotide sequence above comes from Alkalicoccobacillus plakortidis. Encoded proteins:
- a CDS encoding YitT family protein gives rise to the protein MPRKHKKETLLHLIGRIVLIIIGAIMAAGSIELFLLPSSIIDGGIIGISLILNNLTNINFGILVFIINLPFLYFGYKFIGNKFLLSSLIGIITLSLGETYLHHLHLPAFTTSPLLATVFGGVFLGAGVGIVIRYGGALDGTEILGILFSKKFPFSVGEFVMLFNVFVFAWAGYVLGAEQAMYSIITYFIAAKTIDVVIQGIDETKAVLIVSDYYDELADAITSELGRGITMLSGKGGFKNDKKEILYVVVTRLEVMTLKNIVTDIDKKAFITIMNTQEAHGSTFKSGVH
- a CDS encoding DUF6612 family protein: MVKEVLKKLLLLVSLCLLTSCVANEEGNQSITDQEKEPTINEIIQKSKASLSEVNNFTLSSDNTQVISRGEERRETITSYGLTYYNESPFAYHQKLETSVSNSHSSRTENTEAEQYVKEDMAFLLNNSSNIWMEVPLELTEDLLSFQNPQFEVNRYLDLMEEYKENIELERTDNYHILSLEGRGLEVREAVMQLYRISNLANEQQSVDIVNQMEIEAIDYDLYINKDTYLQDKVEISIQLNTTFEGEPVDVEINIQTDITDYNDTETIIIPDHIINDSEEYKMELGNSLTGSDD
- a CDS encoding M23 family metallopeptidase, which encodes MIDAREPIIVEFPLRGEWYSPNTPGTKIPSHGTNQFGSRYAYDFIQVDWERKGWPAYRTSLAQYLLFGVPLDDYYCWGQEVFAPCEGIIIQAEDGYKERARTKLLSDMSNAYKNANYFDPKKDDIQSVAGNYIIIECDDNVYAGLVHLQTGSIQVSVGQRVVKGEVIGRVGHSGNSFAPHLHFQLMDSSDIAKTNGLPFAFEQYEIFKNGLWEKVSNGIPTNKDRIRFQK